The following proteins come from a genomic window of Ornithinimicrobium cryptoxanthini:
- the rplW gene encoding 50S ribosomal protein L23 — protein sequence MSTAVEASKDPREILISPVVSEKAYTLLDQGKYTFVVDPRANKSEIKRAVESVFGVKVESVHTLNRVGKTRRTRFGLGKRKDTKRAIVTLREGTIDIFGTL from the coding sequence GTGAGCACCGCAGTCGAGGCCAGCAAGGACCCGCGCGAGATCCTGATCTCCCCGGTCGTCTCCGAGAAGGCCTACACGCTTCTGGACCAGGGCAAGTACACCTTTGTGGTGGACCCCCGGGCCAACAAGTCCGAGATCAAGCGGGCCGTGGAGTCGGTCTTCGGCGTCAAGGTCGAGTCGGTCCACACGCTGAACCGCGTCGGCAAGACCCGTCGCACCCGGTTCGGCCTGGGCAAGCGCAAGGACACCAAGCGGGCGATCGTCACGCTTCGCGAAGGCACCATCGACATCTTCGGCACGCTCTGA
- the rplB gene encoding 50S ribosomal protein L2 — protein MAIRKYKPTTPGRRGSSVADFVEVTRSTPEKSLVRPLTKSGGRNNSGRITTRHIGGGHKRAYRVIDFRRHDKDGVPAKVAHIEYDPNRTARIALLHYADGEKRYIIAPNKLRQGDSIEQGPSADIKPGNNLPMRNIPVGTVIHAIELKPGGGAKIARSAGTRVQLVAKDGPYAQVRMPSGEIRNVDARCRATIGEVGNAEQSNINWGKAGRMRWKGKRPTVRGVVMNPVDHPHGGGEGKTSGGRHPVSPWGQPEGRTRRPNKPSDKLIVRRRRTGKKKR, from the coding sequence ATGGCTATTCGTAAGTACAAGCCGACAACGCCGGGCCGTCGTGGCTCCAGCGTCGCCGACTTCGTCGAGGTGACCCGCTCCACTCCGGAGAAGTCGCTGGTCCGTCCGCTGACCAAGTCGGGTGGACGCAACAACTCTGGTCGCATCACGACCCGTCACATCGGTGGTGGCCACAAGCGCGCCTACCGCGTCATCGACTTCCGTCGCCATGACAAGGACGGCGTGCCCGCCAAGGTGGCCCACATCGAGTACGACCCCAACCGCACGGCGCGCATCGCGCTGCTGCACTACGCGGACGGCGAGAAGCGCTACATCATCGCGCCGAACAAGCTGCGTCAGGGTGACTCGATCGAGCAGGGTCCCTCGGCCGACATCAAGCCGGGCAACAACCTGCCGATGCGCAACATCCCGGTCGGTACGGTCATCCACGCCATCGAGCTCAAGCCCGGTGGCGGCGCGAAGATCGCCCGCTCGGCCGGCACCCGTGTGCAGCTCGTCGCCAAGGACGGCCCCTACGCCCAGGTGCGTATGCCGTCCGGTGAGATCCGCAACGTGGACGCCCGCTGCCGCGCCACCATCGGCGAGGTCGGCAACGCCGAGCAGAGCAACATCAACTGGGGCAAGGCCGGCCGGATGCGGTGGAAGGGCAAGCGCCCGACCGTCCGTGGTGTCGTGATGAACCCGGTCGACCACCCGCACGGTGGTGGAGAGGGCAAGACCTCCGGTGGTCGTCACCCGGTCAGCCCGTGGGGTCAGCCTGAGGGCCGCACCCGTCGTCCGAACAAGCCCAGCGACAAGCTCATCGTTCGTCGCCGCCGCACTGGCAAGAAGAAGCGCTGA
- the rpsS gene encoding 30S ribosomal protein S19, whose amino-acid sequence MPRSLKKGPFVDDHLVKKVETQNEAGTKNVIKTWSRRSMITPDMLGHTLAVHDGRKHVPVFVTESMVGHKLGEFAPTRTFKGHDKDDKKGRRR is encoded by the coding sequence ATGCCTCGTAGTCTGAAGAAGGGTCCCTTCGTTGACGATCACCTCGTCAAGAAGGTCGAGACCCAGAACGAAGCCGGCACCAAGAACGTCATCAAGACCTGGTCCCGTCGTTCGATGATCACTCCCGACATGCTCGGCCACACGCTGGCCGTGCACGACGGTCGCAAGCACGTCCCGGTCTTCGTGACCGAGTCGATGGTCGGTCACAAGCTCGGTGAGTTTGCTCCGACCCGCACCTTCAAGGGTCACGACAAGGACGACAAGAAGGGTCGCCGTCGATGA
- the rplV gene encoding 50S ribosomal protein L22, with protein MEARAQARFVRVTPQKARRVVDMIRGKSADEAIAILRFSPQGASEPVLKVLNSAIANARYAADQTAQPFDEHQLVVTSAFVDEGPTMKRFRPRAQGRASRILKRTSHITLLVGEKQGGAR; from the coding sequence ATGGAAGCCAGGGCACAGGCGCGGTTCGTCCGCGTCACCCCGCAGAAGGCTCGCCGTGTCGTGGACATGATCCGCGGCAAGTCGGCCGATGAGGCGATCGCGATCCTGCGGTTCTCACCGCAGGGTGCCAGCGAGCCGGTGCTGAAGGTGCTCAACAGCGCCATCGCCAACGCTCGCTACGCCGCCGACCAGACGGCGCAGCCGTTCGACGAGCACCAGCTCGTCGTCACCTCGGCCTTCGTCGACGAGGGTCCGACCATGAAGCGGTTCCGTCCGCGTGCCCAGGGGCGCGCCAGCCGCATCCTCAAGCGCACCAGCCACATCACTCTGCTGGTGGGCGAGAAGCAGGGAGGTGCCCGCTAA
- the rpsC gene encoding 30S ribosomal protein S3: MGQKINPNGYRLGITTDHRSRWFADSTKPGQRYRDYVKEDVAIRNLMSTGMDRAGISKVEIERTRDRVRVDIHTARPGIVIGRRGAEADRIRGELEKLTGKQVQLNILEVKNPETDAQLVAQGIAEQLAARVTFRRAMRKGMQSSLRAGAKGIRIQCSGRLGGAEMSRSEFYREGRVPLHTLRANIDYGFYEARTTFGRIGVKVWIYKGDLTAKELAREQAAAPPSRGPRRDDRGPRRDDRGPRRDDRAGRGPRRDAGTATEAPATEAAAGAPVEAPATDTPARPEGEQS; the protein is encoded by the coding sequence ATGGGGCAGAAGATCAACCCGAACGGCTATCGCCTGGGGATCACCACGGACCACCGCAGCCGCTGGTTCGCCGACTCGACCAAGCCGGGTCAGCGCTACCGCGACTACGTCAAGGAAGACGTGGCGATCCGCAACCTGATGTCGACCGGCATGGACCGCGCCGGCATCAGCAAGGTCGAGATCGAGCGCACCCGTGACCGGGTGCGGGTGGACATCCACACCGCACGCCCCGGGATCGTCATCGGTCGTCGAGGCGCCGAGGCCGACCGCATCCGCGGTGAGCTCGAGAAGCTCACCGGCAAGCAGGTGCAGCTCAACATCCTCGAGGTCAAGAACCCCGAGACGGACGCCCAGCTCGTGGCCCAGGGCATCGCCGAGCAGCTCGCTGCCCGCGTGACGTTCCGCCGCGCGATGCGCAAGGGGATGCAGTCCTCGCTGCGCGCGGGTGCCAAGGGCATCCGGATCCAGTGCTCGGGTCGACTCGGCGGCGCCGAGATGTCCCGGTCCGAGTTCTACCGCGAGGGCCGCGTCCCGCTGCACACGCTGCGCGCGAACATCGACTACGGCTTCTACGAGGCCCGCACGACGTTCGGTCGCATCGGTGTGAAGGTCTGGATCTACAAGGGTGACCTGACGGCCAAGGAGCTTGCTCGCGAGCAGGCTGCCGCCCCGCCGTCGCGTGGCCCGCGTCGTGATGACCGTGGCCCCCGCCGTGACGACCGTGGCCCGCGTCGCGATGACCGCGCCGGTCGTGGTCCCCGTCGTGACGCCGGCACCGCCACCGAGGCCCCGGCCACGGAGGCCGCCGCCGGTGCGCCCGTCGAGGCTCCGGCCACCGACACCCCGGCACGTCCTGAGGGAGAGCAGTCCTGA
- the rplP gene encoding 50S ribosomal protein L16, with amino-acid sequence MLIPRRVKHRKQHHPGRSGAAKGGTAIAFGDYGIQALEPAYVTNRQIESARIAMTRFIKRGGKVWINIYPDRPLTKKPAETRMGSGKGSPEWWVANVKPGRVMFELSGVSEDVAREAMRLAMHKLPMKCRFIAREGGDI; translated from the coding sequence ATGTTGATCCCACGTCGAGTCAAGCACCGCAAGCAGCACCACCCTGGTCGCAGCGGCGCCGCCAAGGGCGGCACCGCAATCGCCTTCGGTGACTACGGCATCCAGGCTCTCGAGCCCGCCTACGTCACCAACCGCCAGATCGAGTCCGCTCGAATCGCGATGACCCGCTTCATCAAGCGTGGCGGCAAGGTCTGGATCAACATCTATCCGGACCGCCCGCTCACCAAGAAGCCTGCCGAGACCCGCATGGGTTCGGGCAAGGGCTCGCCCGAGTGGTGGGTCGCAAACGTCAAGCCGGGCCGCGTCATGTTTGAGCTGTCTGGTGTCTCGGAGGACGTCGCCCGTGAGGCGATGCGCCTGGCAATGCACAAGCTGCCGATGAAGTGTCGCTTCATCGCGCGTGAGGGTGGTGACATCTGA
- the rpmC gene encoding 50S ribosomal protein L29, whose product MAVGSKDLTPEQLRGLEASALADALATAKKELFNLRFQSATGQLESHGRLRAVRKDIARIYTEMNERKLGIGREATADETTTEKVG is encoded by the coding sequence ATGGCGGTCGGAAGCAAGGACCTGACGCCCGAGCAGCTGCGTGGCCTGGAGGCCAGCGCACTCGCGGACGCACTGGCGACAGCCAAGAAGGAGCTCTTCAACCTGCGGTTCCAGTCGGCCACCGGCCAGCTGGAGAGCCACGGTCGGCTGCGCGCGGTCCGCAAGGACATCGCCCGCATCTACACCGAGATGAACGAGCGCAAGCTCGGCATTGGCCGCGAGGCCACCGCCGATGAGACCACGACCGAGAAGGTGGGCTGA
- the rpsQ gene encoding 30S ribosomal protein S17, which translates to MTENIETQAPADGAAAATESGRNDRKTRQGLVVSDKMDKTVVVTVEDRVKHALYGKVLRRNSKVKAHDEENAAGIGDRVLIMETRPLSATKRWRVVEILEKAK; encoded by the coding sequence ATGACTGAGAACATCGAGACCCAGGCTCCCGCAGACGGAGCCGCAGCCGCCACGGAGTCCGGGCGCAACGACCGCAAGACCCGCCAGGGCCTCGTGGTCAGCGACAAGATGGACAAGACCGTGGTGGTCACCGTGGAGGACCGCGTCAAGCACGCCCTCTACGGCAAGGTCCTGCGCCGCAACAGCAAGGTGAAGGCGCACGACGAGGAGAACGCTGCCGGCATCGGCGACCGCGTGCTCATCATGGAGACCCGTCCGCTGTCCGCGACCAAGCGGTGGCGCGTCGTGGAGATCCTCGAGAAGGCCAAGTAA
- the rplN gene encoding 50S ribosomal protein L14 → MIQQESRLRVADNTGAKEILCIRVLGGSGRRYAGVGDTIVAAVKDAIPGGNVKKGDVVKAVIVRTKKERRRPDGSYIKFDENAAVILKADGDPRGTRIFGPVGRELRDKKFMKIVSLAPEVI, encoded by the coding sequence GTGATCCAGCAGGAGTCGCGACTGCGCGTCGCGGACAACACCGGTGCGAAGGAGATCCTCTGCATCCGTGTGCTCGGTGGCTCCGGCCGCCGGTACGCGGGCGTGGGTGACACCATCGTCGCCGCAGTCAAGGACGCCATCCCCGGTGGAAACGTGAAGAAGGGTGACGTCGTCAAGGCGGTCATCGTTCGCACCAAGAAGGAGCGTCGTCGTCCGGACGGCTCCTACATCAAGTTCGACGAGAACGCGGCCGTGATCCTGAAGGCGGACGGTGACCCCCGTGGCACCCGCATCTTCGGCCCGGTCGGCCGTGAGCTGCGCGACAAGAAGTTCATGAAGATCGTGTCACTGGCACCGGAGGTGATCTGA
- the rplX gene encoding 50S ribosomal protein L24, which translates to MAKLRIKKNDLVQVISGRKQDEGGDLGKQGRVIVVYPETNRVLVEGINRVTKHTKAGDNQGVNTGGIQVVEAPIHVSNVAIVDPETKKPTRVRTRVESVERDGRTKQQRTRVSVRSGKDL; encoded by the coding sequence ATGGCGAAGCTTCGCATCAAGAAGAACGACCTGGTGCAGGTCATCAGCGGCCGCAAGCAGGACGAGGGCGGCGACCTGGGCAAGCAGGGTCGGGTCATCGTCGTCTACCCGGAGACCAACCGGGTGCTCGTCGAGGGCATCAACCGCGTCACCAAGCACACCAAGGCTGGTGACAACCAGGGTGTGAACACCGGCGGCATCCAGGTCGTCGAGGCCCCGATCCACGTGAGCAACGTGGCCATCGTGGACCCCGAGACCAAGAAGCCGACCCGCGTCCGCACCCGCGTCGAGAGCGTCGAGCGCGACGGCCGGACCAAGCAGCAGCGCACCCGCGTGTCCGTGCGCTCGGGTAAGGACCTGTGA
- the rplE gene encoding 50S ribosomal protein L5, which translates to MTTETTTTSETATETERQVPRLKTRYADEVKSTLFKEFGYVNHMQVPGVVKITVNMGVGEAARDSKLIEGAIKDLATITGQKPAVTKARKSIAQFKLREGMPIGAHVTLRGDRMWEFLDRLLSLALPRIRDFRGLSPKQFDGRGNYTFGLTEQSMFHEIDQDRIDRVRGMDITVVTTATNDDEGRALLRALGFPFKEN; encoded by the coding sequence ATGACGACCGAGACCACCACCACCAGCGAGACCGCCACCGAGACGGAGCGCCAGGTGCCCCGCCTCAAGACGCGGTATGCCGACGAGGTCAAGTCGACCCTGTTCAAGGAGTTCGGCTACGTCAACCACATGCAGGTTCCGGGGGTCGTCAAGATCACCGTGAACATGGGTGTCGGCGAGGCCGCCCGCGACAGCAAGCTGATCGAGGGCGCGATCAAGGACCTGGCCACGATCACCGGTCAGAAGCCGGCCGTGACCAAGGCCCGCAAGTCAATTGCGCAGTTCAAGCTGCGTGAGGGCATGCCGATCGGCGCGCACGTCACGCTGCGCGGCGACCGCATGTGGGAGTTCCTGGACCGTCTGCTGTCCCTGGCGCTGCCTCGCATCCGCGACTTCCGTGGCCTGTCCCCGAAGCAGTTCGATGGTCGGGGCAACTACACCTTCGGTCTGACCGAGCAGTCGATGTTCCACGAGATCGACCAGGACCGGATCGACCGCGTGCGTGGCATGGACATCACCGTGGTGACCACCGCCACCAACGACGACGAGGGGCGCGCCCTGCTGCGGGCCCTCGGCTTCCCGTTCAAGGAGAACTGA
- a CDS encoding type Z 30S ribosomal protein S14, translating into MAKTALVNKANRKPKFKVRGYTRCQRCGRPHSVYRKFGLCRICLREMAHAGELPGVTKSSW; encoded by the coding sequence GTGGCGAAGACTGCACTTGTCAACAAGGCCAACCGTAAGCCGAAGTTCAAGGTCCGGGGCTACACCCGGTGCCAGCGCTGCGGCCGGCCCCACTCGGTTTACCGCAAGTTCGGCCTGTGCCGGATCTGCCTGCGCGAGATGGCGCACGCGGGCGAGCTGCCCGGCGTCACCAAGTCCAGCTGGTAA
- the rpsH gene encoding 30S ribosomal protein S8 yields the protein MTMTDPIADMLTRIRNANSAHKDQVSMPFSKLKSHIAEILQAEGYIGGWSVEDAEVGKTLMIDLKYGPNRERSIAGVRRVSKPGLRVYAKSTAMPRVLGGLGVAIISTSSGLLTDRQAAQKGVGGEVLAYVW from the coding sequence ATGACAATGACCGACCCGATCGCGGACATGCTGACCCGCATCCGGAACGCCAACTCGGCGCACAAGGACCAGGTAAGCATGCCGTTTTCCAAGCTCAAGTCGCACATTGCGGAGATCTTGCAGGCTGAGGGCTACATCGGCGGCTGGTCCGTTGAGGACGCCGAGGTGGGCAAGACCCTGATGATCGACCTCAAGTACGGCCCGAACCGTGAGCGTTCGATCGCCGGTGTGCGCCGGGTCTCCAAGCCCGGTCTGCGCGTGTACGCCAAGTCCACCGCCATGCCGCGCGTGCTCGGCGGTCTCGGTGTGGCCATCATTTCCACCTCCTCCGGCCTGTTGACCGACCGGCAGGCGGCCCAGAAGGGTGTAGGTGGGGAAGTCCTCGCCTACGTCTGGTGA
- the rplF gene encoding 50S ribosomal protein L6 — protein sequence MSRIGRLPVTVPSGVDVTIDGSSVTVKGPKGQLAHQVAEPITVGPGEDGALQVARPNDERESRALHGLTRSLIANMVEGVTNGYTKKLEIHGTGYRVVAKGSDLEFALGYSHPILVKAPEGISFQVENPTRFAVSGIDKQLVGETAANIRKLRKPDPYKGKGVRYEGEHIRRKVGKAGK from the coding sequence ATGTCTCGTATTGGACGACTTCCGGTCACCGTGCCCTCTGGCGTGGACGTGACCATCGACGGCAGCAGCGTCACCGTCAAGGGCCCCAAGGGTCAGCTCGCGCACCAGGTTGCCGAGCCGATCACCGTGGGCCCGGGCGAGGACGGTGCGCTGCAGGTGGCCCGCCCGAACGACGAGCGTGAGTCCCGTGCCCTGCACGGACTGACCCGTTCGCTCATCGCCAACATGGTGGAGGGCGTGACCAACGGTTACACCAAGAAGCTGGAGATCCACGGCACGGGTTATCGCGTCGTGGCCAAGGGCTCGGACCTCGAGTTCGCCCTGGGCTACTCGCACCCGATCCTGGTCAAGGCCCCTGAGGGCATCTCCTTCCAGGTCGAGAACCCGACGCGCTTTGCCGTGTCCGGGATCGACAAGCAGCTCGTCGGTGAGACGGCTGCGAATATTCGCAAGCTCCGCAAGCCCGACCCGTACAAGGGCAAGGGTGTGCGCTACGAGGGTGAGCACATCCGTCGCAAGGTCGGAAAGGCTGGTAAGTAA
- the rplR gene encoding 50S ribosomal protein L18, with protein sequence MAMIVKRPKGKNASRIRRHARLRKKIEGTTARPRLVVNRSSRHVFVQLVDDSASRTIASASTMEADLRELDGDKTAKAKRVGELLAERAKAAGVEAVVFDRGGNRYAGRVAAIADGAREGGLSL encoded by the coding sequence ATGGCAATGATCGTCAAGCGTCCCAAGGGCAAGAATGCCTCGCGCATCCGCCGGCACGCCCGTCTGCGCAAGAAGATCGAGGGCACGACCGCGCGTCCGCGCCTGGTTGTGAACCGCTCCTCGCGTCACGTCTTCGTCCAGCTGGTCGACGACAGTGCGAGCCGCACCATCGCCTCTGCCTCCACCATGGAGGCCGACCTGCGCGAACTCGACGGTGACAAGACCGCCAAGGCCAAGCGCGTCGGCGAGCTGCTCGCCGAGCGGGCCAAGGCTGCTGGGGTCGAGGCCGTCGTGTTCGACCGCGGTGGCAACCGCTACGCGGGTCGCGTCGCCGCGATCGCCGACGGTGCACGAGAGGGCGGTCTGTCCCTGTGA
- the rpsE gene encoding 30S ribosomal protein S5: MADNQRRGTGATSGTDSNSDRRGGRGDRRDNRDNRRGGREEERNQYMERVVTINRVAKVVKGGRRFSFTALVVVGDGDGTVGVGYGKAKEVPAAIAKGVEEAKKNFFRVPRIAGTIPHPVQGEKAAGVVMLRPASPGTGVIAGGPVRAVLECAGIHDVLSKSLGSDNSINVVHATVQALKDLEPPEAVAARRGMPLEHVAPAAMLKARAEAGA; this comes from the coding sequence ATGGCTGACAACCAGCGCCGTGGGACCGGTGCCACCAGCGGCACCGACAGCAACTCGGACCGCCGCGGTGGACGCGGCGATCGCCGGGACAACCGCGACAACCGTCGCGGCGGTCGTGAGGAAGAGCGCAACCAGTACATGGAGCGCGTCGTCACGATCAACCGCGTGGCCAAGGTCGTCAAGGGTGGTCGCCGCTTCAGCTTCACCGCGCTCGTCGTGGTGGGCGATGGCGACGGCACCGTGGGCGTGGGCTACGGCAAGGCCAAGGAGGTGCCCGCGGCCATCGCCAAGGGCGTCGAGGAGGCCAAGAAGAACTTCTTCCGCGTCCCCCGCATCGCCGGCACCATCCCGCACCCGGTGCAGGGTGAGAAGGCAGCCGGTGTCGTGATGCTGCGTCCGGCCAGCCCGGGTACAGGTGTCATCGCCGGTGGTCCGGTGCGCGCCGTGCTGGAGTGCGCCGGCATCCACGACGTGCTCAGCAAGTCGCTGGGTTCGGACAACTCCATCAACGTGGTGCACGCCACGGTGCAGGCTCTGAAGGACCTGGAGCCGCCGGAGGCCGTCGCCGCTCGCCGCGGCATGCCGCTGGAGCACGTCGCTCCGGCAGCGATGCTCAAGGCCCGTGCAGAGGCAGGTGCCTGA
- the rpmD gene encoding 50S ribosomal protein L30, with protein MAQLKVTQIKSEIGGKHMHRESLRSLGLKRIGHTVIKEDRPEFRGMVRAVAHLVTVEEVD; from the coding sequence ATGGCTCAGCTGAAGGTGACCCAGATCAAGTCCGAGATCGGTGGCAAGCACATGCACCGCGAGTCCCTGCGTTCGCTGGGCCTCAAGCGCATCGGTCACACGGTTATCAAGGAGGACCGCCCGGAGTTCCGTGGCATGGTCCGTGCGGTCGCCCACCTGGTGACCGTCGAGGAGGTTGACTGA
- the rplO gene encoding 50S ribosomal protein L15, translating to MADTVDTGAKGTSALKVHHLRPAPGAKTAKTRVGRGEASKGKTAGRGTKGTKARYQVPEAFEGGQTPLHMRLPKLRGFKNRFKTTYQVVNLDKLSELYPQGGAVTVEDLVAKGAVRKDQPVKVLGTGEITAAIQVTGVRFSASAKDKIESAGGTIAEA from the coding sequence ATGGCTGACACCGTCGACACCGGTGCCAAGGGCACCAGCGCACTGAAGGTGCACCACCTGCGTCCCGCCCCGGGAGCCAAGACCGCCAAGACCCGCGTGGGTCGTGGCGAGGCGTCCAAGGGCAAGACCGCCGGTCGGGGCACCAAGGGCACCAAGGCTCGTTACCAGGTGCCCGAGGCCTTCGAGGGTGGGCAGACCCCGCTGCACATGCGGCTGCCCAAGCTCCGCGGTTTCAAGAACCGGTTCAAGACGACCTACCAGGTCGTCAACCTCGACAAGCTGTCCGAGCTCTACCCCCAGGGTGGCGCCGTGACGGTCGAGGACCTGGTCGCCAAGGGCGCGGTCCGCAAGGACCAGCCGGTCAAGGTCCTGGGCACCGGTGAGATCACCGCTGCCATCCAGGTGACCGGCGTGCGCTTCTCGGCCAGCGCCAAGGACAAGATCGAGTCCGCCGGCGGAACGATCGCCGAGGCCTGA